TGGATGCGCGGAGTCCGCAGGGCGTCGTCACGCGTTGATCTCGATCCGACGAAACGGCCGGGCGCCGGCCTTTAGGCTTCGACGGCCATCTCGACGGCGTCGGTGTCGAAGGAAGGCATGACGACCATGCCGCCGACGAGCATGTCCCAGTACTGGGCGATGCGGACGTCGACGCGGAGGAGGGCCAGGTCGGGGTCTTCGAGGCCCTGGGCGAACCAGATCCGGTAAGACGGGTTCCACAGCTCGCGGATCTTCTCGGCGTCGCGCACGATCGAGGCGCGGCCCGAGAGGGAGATGTAGCGATGGTCGTCGGGCGACGCATAGGAGACGTTCACGTCGGAGTCGTGGCGGATCTCCTCGACCTTCCCGGACGAGGCCCTGGTGAAGAACCAGAGCGTGCCGTCGAAGTCGGCCTCCTGGGTGGCCATGGGCCGGCTGTGGAGGCCGCCGTCCGGGGCGACGCTCGTGAGCATCGCGACCTTGATGCCCCGGATCATCATCCCCACCTTGCGGATCTCCGGATCGGGCCTCGTGTTGTCCATAACCCATCTCCCCTGCGTGCGGACCTGTTTCCCTGCGGAGAGTCTCCCGCGACCCGCCGTACTCACTCCTGTCGCCTTAGGACTTTTGCAAGCGGCGTTCCAAACCCGGACGGCGCCGGGAACGGCCGGGGATTTGCATCTCCCACAGTCTCCTCGAAGGCCCGCGGTCGACGCCCGGGCCTCGCCGCCGATCGACATGGACGCGGGACGTCGCGATCCCGACGCGAACCCCATAAAGGAGCCGAACCATGGCCCAGAACACCATCAGCCAGAACAAGAACCAGCCCCAGGGCAACAGCCACCCCCAGGGCCAGGAGCAGGCCCCGCTGCAGGAGTCGTGCGCCATGAAGAGCCATGAGGGAGGCCTGCAAGCCCTGCTGGGCGGCCATGCGGCGGCCAACGTGGGCGACGTGGAGCGGGTCGTCTCGGTCATGGGCGGCGGCCTGCTGACCCTGTTCGGGGCCACCCGCGGCGGCCTGGCGGGCCTCGGCCTGGCCGTGCTCGGCGGCGGCCTCATCTACCGCGGCGTGACCGGCCATTGCGAGGCGTACCACTCGCTCGGGATCGACACCACCGACTCCGCCGCGAAGGCGAACGTCGGCAAGCCCGGCCACGCCCACTCCTGACCGGAATGGCCGTCGCGCGGGCCCTTTGCCCCGCGCGACGACCGGCCATGGGCTGCTCTCGGATAGTTGATAGGTTTAGTAGGAAAAGATCTGTCGACGTCCTTGTTTAGGCGCTCGGCCGAGCCTACCATGGGGAAGTTCTCGGGGTTTCCTTCGGTGTCGGCCCGCGTCGCGTCGCACGCGGTCCGCGGCGATCCCCGGGAGGACTTTCACGGGAGGGGATTGCGCATGGCGAGCTATCGCGGTTTGGTGCGTGTCGGGGCCGCCCTGGCGATGACGTTGGCGGTGGTGATGGGCTCGGCGTACGCCGACGAGATCTTCGGCTTCATCACCAAGGTCGATCCCGCGGCCAAGAAGATCACGGTCGTCGAGAAGGCGACCGACAAGGAGAGCGTCCTGGTGGTCGACGACGAGGCGCTGCTCGTCACGCCCAAGGACGAGGCCGGCTCGAAGGTCGACCTGGAGAAGCTCGAGGGCCGGCTGACCAAGGCCAAGGAGAAGAACGCCAACTCCAAGGGGATCAACGCCAAGATCACCCACAAGGGCGACAAGGCGTCGAAGATCGAGATCGTCGCCAAGAAGAAAGCGGCCGTGTCCGCCCAGTGAGCCCGGCGCACGCATCGCGCCGACCGTCGCCCCGCACGCCGTTTCGGCGACCTGGGGCGGGGGCCGGCGCGGGGTCAACGTCTTGCGTCGGGGCCGAGGACTCGCTACGGTCGTGTGCGGATCGCGATCCGACGAGCCGGGGAGACCCCGCAGACGATGCCGGCCAAGCTTCCGCCCCGACACCCGAAGGCCCAGCCCGCCGCACGATCGGCGATCGCCCCCCCGCCCCCCCTCCCTCGCCGCCCATCCCCGCCGCCCCCTCGAATCGCCCGCAAATCCACCCCAGGCGGCCTCTCGTCGCTCCTTGCGATGCAGGAAAGACTGGAAACTCCGGCCCGAGCCGCATACCATTCCTTCGGGCGGATCGAGATTTTCACGAAAGTTCCAGGCAGGTCGGCGGATCGGGCGCGAACCCACGCGGTTCCCATCGGCGGCGCCGCGATCGAGATCGACCGCGAGATTCCTCGCGAACTGGGATCGGCCTCGGCTTCCAGGTCGGGCCTCGGCGACGGTCGGGACGTTTGGGGACGGCACGGTTGCGGCCTCGTGGAGCGGCATGCGTCATGAGCCCGACAGGCGACTTTTCGGCATCCGGGACGATCGAACGGGACGGCCTCGCCGCGAGCCGGCCCACGGGAACCTCGAAGATGGCGACGGCGTTGATCGTGGAAGACCATCCCGAACAGGCTCGCCTGGTGGAGCGGATCCTGGGCCTGCGCGGCTTCAACGCGCTGATCGCCGAGGACGGCGAGACCGGCCTGATCATGGCCCAGCGCCGCCAGCCCGACGTCGTCCTGCTCGACCTGATGCTCCCCGACGTCAACGGCTTCGACGTCTGCCGCCGGCTCCGCAGCGATCGCGCGACGATGCTCATCCCGGTGGTGATGCTGACCGCGCTGGACGACCGCCAGCACCGGATGCACGGCTTCCGCGTCGGCGCCAACGCCTACCTCACCAAGCCCTACGGGGTCGACGAGCTGTTCGACGCGATCGAGGCCGCCCGCGGCTGGCGCGAGAGCATGCTGCGGCAGGCGCTGCAGGGCGAGATCCACGTCGAGCTCGACAGCGAGATCACGCTGCTGAAGGACCTCAACGACTTCCTGATGAACGTCTGCCGGACGACGCCGCTGTCGAACGACCAGGTGATGCAGATCCGCCAGGCGGTGATGGAGATGGCCCAGAACGCGATCGAGTGGGGCAACCAGCACCGCAGCGACCGGCTGGTGGAGATCACCTACCGGGTCCACCGCGACCGGCTGGAGATCATCATCCGCGACCAGGGCTCCGGCTTCGACCGCGAGGCCCTGCCGCATGCCGCGGCCCCCGACGACCCGTTCTCGCACCTCGACGTGCGCGACAAGCTGGGCCTGCGCGCCGGCGGGTTCGGGATGCTGATCTGCCAGGGCATGGTCGACGAGATGCGGTACAATCGCGAAGGCAACGAGGTGACGCTGTTCAAGCGTTACCCCCGCCCCGAGCCCGCGTCGGGCTCCTGACGACTCGGGCTCGGCCCGGCCCCGCCCGGCTCGGCCCGCGTCGCCTGGATGATCGGAGAGCTGCGTCCGTGGTCACGACCCAAGAACGCCGCGACGAACCGAGGACGGCCCTGCTTTCGGCGACCGGGACGGCCGAGGCCGCCCGCGCCCGGCGGCGCCCCGTCGTCCTCGTCGTCGACGACGAGCCCGAGGTCCTGCGGTCGGTCCACGACCTGCTCCGGATCGAGTACCAGGTCGTCACGCGCGGCGGCGGCGTCGAGGCCCTCGAATACCTCCGCACCGCCCCCGAGGTCGCGTCGATCCTGACCGACCAGCGCATGCCGGGCATGACCGGCGTCGAGCTGCTGCGCGAGGCGGCCACGGTCCGGCCCGAGACGACCCGCCTCCTGTTCACCGCCTTCGCCGACATCCGCACGGTGGTCGACGCCATCAACCAGGGCCACGTCTTCC
The DNA window shown above is from Paludisphaera mucosa and carries:
- a CDS encoding pyridoxamine 5'-phosphate oxidase family protein: MDNTRPDPEIRKVGMMIRGIKVAMLTSVAPDGGLHSRPMATQEADFDGTLWFFTRASSGKVEEIRHDSDVNVSYASPDDHRYISLSGRASIVRDAEKIRELWNPSYRIWFAQGLEDPDLALLRVDVRIAQYWDMLVGGMVVMPSFDTDAVEMAVEA
- a CDS encoding YgaP family membrane protein; the encoded protein is MAQNTISQNKNQPQGNSHPQGQEQAPLQESCAMKSHEGGLQALLGGHAAANVGDVERVVSVMGGGLLTLFGATRGGLAGLGLAVLGGGLIYRGVTGHCEAYHSLGIDTTDSAAKANVGKPGHAHS
- a CDS encoding response regulator transcription factor, whose translation is MATALIVEDHPEQARLVERILGLRGFNALIAEDGETGLIMAQRRQPDVVLLDLMLPDVNGFDVCRRLRSDRATMLIPVVMLTALDDRQHRMHGFRVGANAYLTKPYGVDELFDAIEAARGWRESMLRQALQGEIHVELDSEITLLKDLNDFLMNVCRTTPLSNDQVMQIRQAVMEMAQNAIEWGNQHRSDRLVEITYRVHRDRLEIIIRDQGSGFDREALPHAAAPDDPFSHLDVRDKLGLRAGGFGMLICQGMVDEMRYNREGNEVTLFKRYPRPEPASGS